The sequence TTATGCTTAAGATGTCGTCCTCAGTTTTCAATATTACGACATAAGCCAGTACGGATCCGTTTTCTGTGTTAAATGGAGCCCATTCGAGTTCTGCTTCATGTTCTGTTACTGAGTTTTCCTTAACGGCAGGTTCTGTAACGGCTGCTGGTGAAGGGCTGGCAAGAGAACTGCTAAAAACAACAGTATCAGTATAGGTTTTATTATCCGCCGTAGTAATTGAAGCATTTACGGTAAAGCTTCCTTCTGCAAGGAATACTATTTCGGCAGAATTTCCTTCTGATTTGAAAAGTGCTGTCTTTTCATTGCCTGCTGTCCATGAGACAACTGCATCATCAGCATTTTCAACTGCTGCAAGCAGTGATTTACCCGTAATACCTGGAATTACATCAGATACTTCCTTTTCACCGGAATAACTGATTGTAACGGAAGGAATCTTTTCTTCTTCCGTTGCTCCGCCGCTGCTGCCACCGTCCGATGAACATCCTGCAAGCATTCCTGCGGCAAGAACTGCGGCCGGTATAAGGCTAAAAAACTTTCTTAATGTTAATAACATAGAGCTCCCCCTTAAAAAGCTGCACCTGCAAAGCAATATCAAAACCAAGTATCAGTTTGCTTTTATTTGTATCAAACTTTATTTTTTGATATCACTTTTAATACTGTGAAATCGATTATAAGGGCACTTCTTTAATAATGCAAATTTTTTAAGCTGTTTTTTAAGAAAAATTATGCAAATTTTAAGGGGTGACCAATAAGTTCAAAAAAATGTCATTTTCGGGCTGTCAACAACTTTTTATAAGTGTCATTTTCGGGCCCGACCCGAAAATCCCCCTGCATGAGATTGCCGCATCAAGTGCGGCAATGACAGGCTGTCGAGCACGGCAATGACTCATACTTATTGGACAGCCCCATCTACACTAGATACACATTCGTAGCAGGTGCGTGCGAATGTGGCATAGATTCCGAACGCTACGCAATAAACTTTTTGGACAGCCCCCTTATTATTATGGTAAAATAGATTTACAAAAGGTGAGGTAAAATTTATGAAAAGATTTTTTTCCATTATTATGCTTTTATCTGTGTTTAGTTACGTGCAGCTCTTTGCACAGAAAACCCCATACTCGTCGGCAGATAAAGAGACTCAAAAAGTGTTAAAAAAAGTAGACAAGTTAATACAAAAAGGGCAGTATCAGACAGCATTTGGTTCTTTAGGGGCAGATACTAATGAATATATCATCGCAAAAAAGATTGAACTCTGCTCAAAATACTTTGCGCTCAGCATGATGCATACAATGTTTGGTTTTAAGGATCTTGAAAAAGGAGAAACTCTTTATGATGTTCGTCATGCAGTAAGTACATCAGGTGAGATGACCTTTAATACTGTTATGTATGATCCGGCAGCTGTTGTTCAGAAGTATATAGAAGCTAATGGAGAAAAACCTATTCTGGATTATGCCCTTGGGCTTTATTATGATGATGTAATTTACCGTTACAGCGGTAACTGGCTTATGAGTGACGAAGAAATAATGAATAATGCCCTTACTTATCTTCGTAAAGCTTATGATCAGGACTGTTATGACGGTTTTTCCCTCAGCACTCTTGCTTTTATTTATTTCAGCATGGATGACATTGAAAATGCAAAACTGGTTTATGATAAAAAAGACCAGGAGGGATATGAGTTTACGGCTGATGATAATTATAATTATTCCATAGTATTGTGGAATTCCGGAGAGTTAAAAAAGGCTCTTAAATTTTCAGAAAAGTGTATAAAAGGCTATTCGGACAACCCTGAATATCAGAGCGATGCTTATATTATTACGGCACGAATTGCCCTTGCAGTTCCTGATTATAAAAAAGCTGAATCTACTTTAAAAAAGTGTGAATCAAAGTATCCGGAAGATTACAGAATTCCTCTGTATAGAATTACTCTTTATGGTCTTCAGGGAAATAAACAGAAAACTTTAAATGCTGCAGATACTCTTTTTGCAATTTCACCTGAGAATCCGGAAGTATCACAGCTGATTATTGAAAATTTTGTAGACGCAGAGGTCTGGACATGGCTTCCTGAATTTTTTGAGTCAAATCTTGTACGCTATGCAGAAAATCTTTCTGCTAAACAGAATCTTCTTATTCATTATGCTTACATTTTAAAACAGCTGGGTGATTATGACCGTGCAGTTCAGGCTGTGGCGCAGGCAAAAGAAGAACTTGTAAAAGATGATTCCCTTTCTCCTGAGATAGAAAACTTTCTTAACAGGATACTTGAAACTAATCAGCAGTAATAATGTTTGACTGGTAGAAACTAATGCTTCTTAATTAGGAGAAAATGATGAAAAAGAACCTTATTTTAAAGACAGCAGTCATGATGTTTGCTTCTGCTGCACTGTTTGTATCCTGCTCAAAAAAAGAACTTCGTACGATTAATGTAAGCGGAGAAGGCACGGTAAGTTTTGTTCCTGACATTGTTAAAATCAGTATTAATGTAAAGAACGTTGAGCCGCGCCTTGCTGATTCCCTTGCAAAGACAAATGCTACTGTAAAGCAGCTGATTGATATCTGTAAAAAGTATTCGGTAGACGACAAGGATATTAAAACCGGTCTTGTACAGACTAACAAGGAATATCACTGGCAGTATAATCCAGAAAAAAGAGTGTTTGACGGATATTCTTCAACTCAGAATACGTCAATTACATTCAGGCATATTGATGAATTTGAACAGTTTTCCGAAGAAATCCTTGCTCTGGACGTTACTTCCCTTACAGACCTGACTTTTGATCATTCTGAACGCAGTAAATATGAAGCAGAAGCAAATCTTCTTGCCCTGGATAATGCAAAAGAATCTGCAGAAAAACTTTCCGGCCGCATTAACGAAAAGCTCGGTAAGGTATTAAAAATTACAGATGCAGCTTATTCAGATGCCGAAGGTGAAGCAGCAGTCAGTGCAAATTATTATTCAAAGAGTCTTAGTTCCGGAATTACAGCATCTCCAGGCATTCTTACCGTAAAAAAATGTATTAATGTAAAATACGAGATAGACTGAACGTAATTTGTTTCAATATCCTGAATTTTCCACCGGCAATAAATGGCAGCAGGACGGAGATTCAGGATATTTTTTTAAACAGGACTTAAGAACATGAATAATCGACTGAAAAAACAGCTTGAATTTGCCCTTGAAATAGATAAAGAGAAGAATATATTCCGTCAGACACATCTTTCCGGTCATGGACGCAACGAAAATGATGCAGAGCATGCCTGGCATATGGCTATAATGGCATATATTTTAAAGGAACACTCCAATCAGGAAATAGACATAGCAAAAGTTATGATTATGTGTCTGATACACGATATTGTAGAAATTGACGCCGGTGATACTTATGCTTATGACGAAGAGGGCAAAAAGACCCAGAAGGAACGGGAAGAAAAGGCAAAAGAGCGGATTTTTTCTCTGCTTCCAGATGATCAGAAGAAAGAGCTGGCTGCTGTTTTTGAAGAATTTGAGGAAGCTCAGACTCCTGAGGCAAAGTTTGTCAGGGCAATGGATAATCTTCAGCCTCTTATGCTTAATAATAGCAATAACGGAGATGACTGGAGGGCCCATAATGTTACTGCGGAACAGGTTTACGGCAGACAGAGCAAGACCAGGGCAGGTTCAGAAACTCTTTTTGAAATAACAGACACAATAATTAAAGAAAACATAAAAAAAGGCAATATAAAACCGCTTTCTGAGAATAACTGACTTCGATTAAACCATCATTTAATGAAAATTAAACCTCATTTTTACTGAAGTGTTTACAGTTTATGTGTACGGGGTGGACATAATTCTTATTATTCATTACAGTATTGCATTGCAATCAACAATAACTTCGCTTAAATATTACAATTTGTTTATAATTTTCTAAGGTTTTCATAAGTTTTCTAATATTTTCATAAAAATATAAAGAAATAACACTTTTTTCAATAAAATTCTATTGACGGCATATTTTTAATTTTATACAATCCTTTCCGCTAATTTTAATAACTTAACCGAATTTTTACATACAAAAACAAAATAATGAGACGATTTTTTTTACTATTAACTATTGCTTTTTTAACAACTGGGCTTTTTGCAGAGCCTGACAATGGAAAGTTTCTTCCGGAAAGAGAACTTATCCAGCCTAATCATGTATTTGTGGAGGCAGGGGGAGCACTGAACTTTCCTATGGAATTCTTCAGTCAGGGTACTATACCTATGACCAGCTACGGCGGAAGTTTTTTTGCAGTTGCCGGATATAACTGGCAGGGATGGCTTTTGGGGCTTGCCTATACTCATGATATGTGGGGTGAAGGTAAGACGGAAAAGGCCCTCATGGAAAATTTTAAGACAAATATAGTCGAATTCCGTATCCGCAAGATAATCTCAAAAAAGATGGTATCCTGGTTTCCGGGATGGCTGGAACTTATTCCCGGGGCAGGTGCCGGTGTTAATTTTATAACTACGGATTATTATCGCTCGGAGCAGGCAAAAAAAGATGGAAGAATGACCAGCGTAAAACTTGGACAGCCGGGAGCAAACTGTCTTTTTTATCGTGCTTCCCTGGAAACAGCTGTTTTTTTAGGTACAGATATGTTTGTACCGTTTATCGGTATTGATTATAACGCATTTTATGACACAAGTATCGGTGGTGGTTTTGCCGGTTATGCCAGAGTTTATGGAGGAATAAGAATGTATCCGCTGGGAGTTGTAAACGACGTGCAGAGAATGATTCAGAATCGTCAGGAACGTAAGCGTCTGGCTTATGAAGAAATGATAGCTTCATGGCCGGAGCCTTTTGCACTTATTACAGCATCACCAAAAGAAGATTTTACTCCTGATGAAGACGGAATTGCTGATACTGCAACTCTTTCTCTTACAACGGATTATCTTGAATATTCTCCAGAAAGCTGGAAGGTAGAAATACTTGATCCCCAGAACAACGAATTTAAAACCTGGACAGGAAAAGGTGAGCTTCCTGAAAATCTTAGGTGGGATGGTAAATCAGATTCCGGGGAACTTGTATTCTCCCGCAACACATATACGGTGCGTCTGACTGTAATTCCTGATGAAAGAGACAGGGAACGCACTCAAAAAGAAGTTCTTGTTTCTACAGATATAATTACCACAGGAATTCTTATGGAAGTAATTATTCCTAATAAGAAGTGGAAGATTATTGTAAATACTATCTACTTTGATGCAGATAAGGCAACTTTCAATAAGATTTCAGAAGAACAGCGTCAGGAAAATATAGAAACTCTGGACAGTATTGCCCGCCAGATTAAGACTCACGGAAATGTAAACGTAACTGTAGAAGGGTATGCAAACAATGTTTCAAATACTGAGCGTGAAAATATAAATGAGCTTATTCCTTTATCAAGACTCAGGGCTCAGACAATTGTAGGGCTTCTGACAGATCGGGGTCTGGATAAAAACCTCCTTTCATATGAAGGAAAAGGCGGTGCTAACCCGATTGCAAAATGGGAAGACCGTAAAAACTGGTGGAAAAACCGCCGCGTAGAGTTCATCGTAACAAAACAGGAATAAAGCTTTAATAGAGCAGGTAAAAAAGAGGCAGATTTTATGAAATGTACAGCAAAAATCCTTACTATTATAACGGCATTTGCAGCATTTACTGGATTTTTTTCAGGATGCTCAAGTCTTTTTGAAAATATTTATAATGATGACGGTACGGAAAAAACCGGTGATGACAGCTTAAAACCAGTTGCAAGCACAAACCTGGAAATTGACAGCGGTCTTGTTGTAATAAAAAACACAGATACTGCTCATAATCAGATTACTTACAGTGAAGAGCAGAGCGTGTATTTTGTAGGTGCTGTTCCTGAAGGTTATGAAGACTATGACGTAACCTACGAAAACGGTACAAATGTCACTCTTTTAGGTAAAGATGATCCTGTTCAGTTCAGATGTTATACAAATGACATTCATGCGGTGGTAACATGGTCTGCAGTACAGACCTGGAAATATGTTCCGGAAACAGAAACCTGTACTTTTGAAGATTCTGACGGTAACGAAATAACCTACAGCGGAATTAAGGGACAGTATCCGCAGAAGCTTGATGAAGAAACAGAAGTTAATCTTGTAAAAGTAAAGTCTTCTGATGGAAGCATTGTTCAGGCTGACCTTCCTTACGGTGTAACGGTTGTAACCTGCCGTGTAACAGCTGATGATGACAATTATTATTCTGAATATAAAATCGTCCTTACAAAGGAATATGTAATTACTCTTGCAGATTCCAGTGATGAAAGCAATGTTACGGATCACGGACTTGTAGTTCTTAAGGCAACAGATCCGTCCCGCAATGCAATCAATTACAGCAGCACCGTTTTCAATTATGAAATCGGAGACTCTACCGGTGCTGATACAAGTCTTGACCTTACGGGAAGAGATGATCCTGTTGTCTTTAAGTGCTATCTTCTTGACGACAATGCGGAACTTGCATGGAAAGCCGTACAGACTAAAAAATACGTTCCTGTATGGGATGACAATAAAGGCGGAGTTACAGACCAGTACCTGGAAGACCTGGAAACTCCGGTTGAATTCAGCTTTATAAATTGCGATGAAACTTACAGCGGAACTTCTCCGTACATGCAGTATATCTCTGAGGAGAATACTTCCCTTAGAACAGACCTTCCTTATGGCGTAACAGAAGTTTATGCAACGGTTACCGCATATAATACAGATGAACAGGGTAATCTTTCTGAATTTGTTTCTCAGTATAAAATAACCCTTACAAAACGCTATATCATTACTACAGCATCTTCTTCTGATACTTCTGCAGGTGACAGCGGGCTTGTAGTAATGGCAAACGGAAAAGACGGAAACCTTATAAATTACAGTTCAACTGTACTTAATTATACCGTTCAGAATCTTACGGGAGCAAATGATCCTGTAAACATCAGGTTTTATCCTGAGGAACCGGACTATACCGTTACTTCATGGACTGCTGTTCAGACTCAGGAATATGTTTCTAAAATAACCGAAGTTGAAAACGGCAGCGTAACTTATACAATTCAGACTGCAGGAGAGTTTAAGGATCTTGAGCAGAATACAGACCTTATAGAAGCAGGTTCTCTTGAAGTTACAGAAACAGAAGGTTCTTCTTCCGGCTGTACTGTTCTTCTGGGAGACCTTCCATACGGAACTACAGTTGTAACTGTAACTGCAACTTCTCTTGACGATGAAGATTCTTCAACGACTTATACAGTCACCCTTATGAAGAAGAGGGTTTCTACAAAAATAAACATTATCTCTTCCGGCAGCGAAAATCTTTCTACAGTTACGGATAACGGACTTGTTGTTCTCAGTGCAGAAGATGATTATTCTCTCAATCACATAAGTTTTGATCCTGATGTAACGGAATATCCTCTTACGGTAGATGCTTCTGATAATGGAACTGACGGCATGAAATTCCGCTGCTATCTTGCAGATACAGATGCAGACCTTACCTGGACTGTAATTCAGACAAAAGAGTTTGAAACCGTAACTTCAGAAACTACAGTAACAGATGACATTACCGGAGAAACCTATACTCAGGAGTATGTTTCCGGACAGTCAGAAACTGAATGTGCAAATATAATAGAATATGAATCAACTTCAGACGGAATAAATAACGAAATTGCAGCCATGATTCCTTATGGCGTTACGAAAGTAACTGCAACCATTACTTCCGGTGGAGAAGAAACAAGCACTTATTCAATTATACTTACCCGTAATATTTATGATTCATCAAGCTCAGCAGGGGGAAATTATTCACTTCTTGAAAGCCTTGATGTAACGATTATAAATTCCAGTGATGAGGAAGAAGCAGCAGCTGTTCTTTCTCCGGCATTCAGCCCTGATGTTACAACGTATACACTTACTGTTGATGAAACTGCAGATAAACTTTCTATTGAAGCTATTGCAGAAGCAATGGGGGCAGAAATATCAGATGCAGCCGTAATTACAAAATATGGTACAGTTCCGGGTACAGATGGTCTTACTGTAGAACTTGTAGGCGGCAAAACCCGTATTTCCTTTACGGTTACAGATGAAACCGGCATCAGCAGAACTTATTCAATTTATGTAGAAAAGCCTGAGGATGGAGATACAACACTTTCTTCTATTATATATACACTGGAAGCAGGATTTGCCAACGGTGTAAAGGGCTTTACTTTTGACTCTTCATATTCCGGTTCAACTGAATCTGCTGCTGCAAAGTATGCAATGACCCTTAGTGCTGACTCCAGGGTTGATGTTACTGAGCTTGAATTTACTGCAGTTCCGACTAACAAACGTACGTCAGCCTGGTATGGCGTTTCTTCTTCCGCAACGGAACTTCCAGAAGAATGGAGCAGTGTATTTACAAAAACAAGCCAGGCTTCTTCTGCTTTAAGTCAGTCTGTGACTTTAGGGGATGAAAATACAGCAGCAATAACCCGTGTTCTCTGGATTAAAACCGTCAGTGATGAATATTATCACCGTACATCTTCCGGATATGAATCTTCAAAACGGGCAGATACTACTTATCATAAAGTTGAAATAACAAAAGCCGGCGATGCAAATACAAACCTTACGGCTCTTGTAGTCAGGGCAACATACGAAACTCTCGGTACAAACGGTGAGTATAACGTAAGTAAAATCCTGAATCTTACTTCTACAGCTGATGTTGCATATACTGCTGCTGCAAAAACAGTAAATGTAACAACCTTTGCAGATAAACTTGAATTCTTCGTGCGTCCTCTTGATAAAGATGCGCCGGTTTATTATACGGCTGTAAATACTGAGCATAAAAATGATTCAGAAAACACTTCTTTTACAGGTTATGCACCGGAAGCCGTAACTCTTACAGAAGTTGATGGTGAATGTGAATATCTTGCTGACGGATCAGACGGATATTATACCTTTACGCTGGGTCAGGTAAGCGGCGGAACAGGCTCTGTTCTTGATCTTCCGAACGGTACTACAACAGTTAAAATCTGCGGAATAACATATAAATTTGTTAAGCCGGATCTTTCTACGGTTTCTTACGGGGTAAAATCTTCCGGCAGCGGCGGAGAAGGTGTTTATACTCCATGGACGTACTATATTTATCTTCCAAATACAGTATCTTCCCTTAAGATGAACCTTACGACAAACCAGCAGAACGAAAGCATTGAAGTTGAATCCTGTGTTCAGACTGCTGATGTAAACGGAACTGCCGTTACGGAAAGTCAGGATGCAGGCTGGACGCTTCATCATTATGATGTTACTGAAGGTGAGAATATCGTTAAGTGGCTCATTAACATAGGAAATGCTTCTGAATCAATTGACGGCTATAACTATGTAAACGGCGGAAATACTCTTGCAACTGAATTACCGGTGGGAACAACAACCCTTAAGTTTAAGGTTTCAAACGGCGGAAGTGCCGGTTCAAGCTATCAGGAAT is a genomic window of Treponema rectale containing:
- a CDS encoding OmpA family protein, whose protein sequence is MRRFFLLLTIAFLTTGLFAEPDNGKFLPERELIQPNHVFVEAGGALNFPMEFFSQGTIPMTSYGGSFFAVAGYNWQGWLLGLAYTHDMWGEGKTEKALMENFKTNIVEFRIRKIISKKMVSWFPGWLELIPGAGAGVNFITTDYYRSEQAKKDGRMTSVKLGQPGANCLFYRASLETAVFLGTDMFVPFIGIDYNAFYDTSIGGGFAGYARVYGGIRMYPLGVVNDVQRMIQNRQERKRLAYEEMIASWPEPFALITASPKEDFTPDEDGIADTATLSLTTDYLEYSPESWKVEILDPQNNEFKTWTGKGELPENLRWDGKSDSGELVFSRNTYTVRLTVIPDERDRERTQKEVLVSTDIITTGILMEVIIPNKKWKIIVNTIYFDADKATFNKISEEQRQENIETLDSIARQIKTHGNVNVTVEGYANNVSNTERENINELIPLSRLRAQTIVGLLTDRGLDKNLLSYEGKGGANPIAKWEDRKNWWKNRRVEFIVTKQE
- a CDS encoding cadherin-like beta sandwich domain-containing protein, yielding MKCTAKILTIITAFAAFTGFFSGCSSLFENIYNDDGTEKTGDDSLKPVASTNLEIDSGLVVIKNTDTAHNQITYSEEQSVYFVGAVPEGYEDYDVTYENGTNVTLLGKDDPVQFRCYTNDIHAVVTWSAVQTWKYVPETETCTFEDSDGNEITYSGIKGQYPQKLDEETEVNLVKVKSSDGSIVQADLPYGVTVVTCRVTADDDNYYSEYKIVLTKEYVITLADSSDESNVTDHGLVVLKATDPSRNAINYSSTVFNYEIGDSTGADTSLDLTGRDDPVVFKCYLLDDNAELAWKAVQTKKYVPVWDDNKGGVTDQYLEDLETPVEFSFINCDETYSGTSPYMQYISEENTSLRTDLPYGVTEVYATVTAYNTDEQGNLSEFVSQYKITLTKRYIITTASSSDTSAGDSGLVVMANGKDGNLINYSSTVLNYTVQNLTGANDPVNIRFYPEEPDYTVTSWTAVQTQEYVSKITEVENGSVTYTIQTAGEFKDLEQNTDLIEAGSLEVTETEGSSSGCTVLLGDLPYGTTVVTVTATSLDDEDSSTTYTVTLMKKRVSTKINIISSGSENLSTVTDNGLVVLSAEDDYSLNHISFDPDVTEYPLTVDASDNGTDGMKFRCYLADTDADLTWTVIQTKEFETVTSETTVTDDITGETYTQEYVSGQSETECANIIEYESTSDGINNEIAAMIPYGVTKVTATITSGGEETSTYSIILTRNIYDSSSSAGGNYSLLESLDVTIINSSDEEEAAAVLSPAFSPDVTTYTLTVDETADKLSIEAIAEAMGAEISDAAVITKYGTVPGTDGLTVELVGGKTRISFTVTDETGISRTYSIYVEKPEDGDTTLSSIIYTLEAGFANGVKGFTFDSSYSGSTESAAAKYAMTLSADSRVDVTELEFTAVPTNKRTSAWYGVSSSATELPEEWSSVFTKTSQASSALSQSVTLGDENTAAITRVLWIKTVSDEYYHRTSSGYESSKRADTTYHKVEITKAGDANTNLTALVVRATYETLGTNGEYNVSKILNLTSTADVAYTAAAKTVNVTTFADKLEFFVRPLDKDAPVYYTAVNTEHKNDSENTSFTGYAPEAVTLTEVDGECEYLADGSDGYYTFTLGQVSGGTGSVLDLPNGTTTVKICGITYKFVKPDLSTVSYGVKSSGSGGEGVYTPWTYYIYLPNTVSSLKMNLTTNQQNESIEVESCVQTADVNGTAVTESQDAGWTLHHYDVTEGENIVKWLINIGNASESIDGYNYVNGGNTLATELPVGTTTLKFKVSNGGSAGSSYQEYVYYIIRASDSESRLNSLSFAGTVPSAFASDWAAGMTGSTYYYLASTKAYAVDAGTLKVAAQAVSSGASVKITMRHSNGTDISADDDSITAASWTDETTVADGIYSVSYSHTMSGDDAGTLLFTVYVESEDGSSSRKYYMVVHVEADKTAQLNSLRIIQNGSDEDADSDNRTILGSSFSPETYTYTDLSASLNYIGSIIITPVKYSKATITETSLTMNGTDIVSDGSASVSDGVYTIPYDFYINNMGTTITVTYTVQAQDVSVEPVTYTASFDIPSYTVITETYKYTTTSEYSYEVPSEFEKGLGYRFGSVISDSSSPFVGKFGGIDIVGSSTLTSSDPVWYESSFGASGLQFVINIDGTNYGVQLNEEGVSEKFYKFSSSLVDVSECTGEEIPDVTLEVVPSFVYEGDTPYLQLTLNLTNNTGKEVLLGGAIDTLVGTLDESTDADNDSVEVVETNSGFTMNGKEYAFAVCLKNAYNVTDADNIWYGTYDGGSFINNMFDSSAESGLSSGEDSAATFSWNLGSDVSYSKTIRFTMGASE
- a CDS encoding SIMPL domain-containing protein, with product MKKNLILKTAVMMFASAALFVSCSKKELRTINVSGEGTVSFVPDIVKISINVKNVEPRLADSLAKTNATVKQLIDICKKYSVDDKDIKTGLVQTNKEYHWQYNPEKRVFDGYSSTQNTSITFRHIDEFEQFSEEILALDVTSLTDLTFDHSERSKYEAEANLLALDNAKESAEKLSGRINEKLGKVLKITDAAYSDAEGEAAVSANYYSKSLSSGITASPGILTVKKCINVKYEID
- a CDS encoding HD domain-containing protein, which codes for MNNRLKKQLEFALEIDKEKNIFRQTHLSGHGRNENDAEHAWHMAIMAYILKEHSNQEIDIAKVMIMCLIHDIVEIDAGDTYAYDEEGKKTQKEREEKAKERIFSLLPDDQKKELAAVFEEFEEAQTPEAKFVRAMDNLQPLMLNNSNNGDDWRAHNVTAEQVYGRQSKTRAGSETLFEITDTIIKENIKKGNIKPLSENN
- a CDS encoding tetratricopeptide repeat protein codes for the protein MKRFFSIIMLLSVFSYVQLFAQKTPYSSADKETQKVLKKVDKLIQKGQYQTAFGSLGADTNEYIIAKKIELCSKYFALSMMHTMFGFKDLEKGETLYDVRHAVSTSGEMTFNTVMYDPAAVVQKYIEANGEKPILDYALGLYYDDVIYRYSGNWLMSDEEIMNNALTYLRKAYDQDCYDGFSLSTLAFIYFSMDDIENAKLVYDKKDQEGYEFTADDNYNYSIVLWNSGELKKALKFSEKCIKGYSDNPEYQSDAYIITARIALAVPDYKKAESTLKKCESKYPEDYRIPLYRITLYGLQGNKQKTLNAADTLFAISPENPEVSQLIIENFVDAEVWTWLPEFFESNLVRYAENLSAKQNLLIHYAYILKQLGDYDRAVQAVAQAKEELVKDDSLSPEIENFLNRILETNQQ